The following are encoded in a window of Psilocybe cubensis strain MGC-MH-2018 chromosome 4, whole genome shotgun sequence genomic DNA:
- a CDS encoding putative transporter C11D3.18C has translation MSAKAPSRSSDHEKFSDEQSGYRVNTADPDAEFGGTEARKVLEKKLLWKVDCRMSILVLIYILNYIDRNNAGAARLRGFEADLRLQGKDRMIPVGVKGN, from the exons ATGTCAGCCAAAGCGCCTTCGCGGTCGAGTGACCATGAAAAGTTTAGCGATGAGCAGTCCGGATATCGCGTCAACACTGCCGATCCGGATGCAGAGTTTGGAGGCACCGAGGCGCGCAAGGTTCTGGAGAAGAAGCTTTTGTGGAAGGTGGATTGCAGGATGAGTATCCTCGTGCTCATCTACATTTTGAACTAT ATCGATCGCAATAATGCTGG AGCTGCGCGTTTACGAGGATTTGAAGCTGATCTCAGACTTCAGGGTAAAGATCGTATGATTCCTGTTGGCGTAAAGGGGAATTGA